The Ammospiza nelsoni isolate bAmmNel1 chromosome 10, bAmmNel1.pri, whole genome shotgun sequence genome includes a region encoding these proteins:
- the LOC132077314 gene encoding feather keratin Cos1-1/Cos1-3/Cos2-1-like has product MSCCRPCPPRPCGPCGPTPLASSCTEPCNARCADSTVYIEPSPVVVTLPGPILSSFPQSTAVGSSLSAAVGSSLSTAGVPISSGGSLGLGGSGLCLPFSRCGQIC; this is encoded by the coding sequence ATGTCTTGCTGCAGACCCTGTCCCCCACGGCCCTGCGGCCCCTGTGGCCCAACGCCccttgccagcagctgcactgagccCTGCAATGCCCGCTGCGCTGACTCCACGGTGTACATCGAGCCTTCGCCGGTGGTGGTGACCCTGCCGGgccccatcctcagctccttccctcagaGCACAGCCGTGGGATCCTCtctgtcagctgctgtgggcagctccctcagcaccgcGGGGGTTCCCATCTCTTCTGGGGGCTCCCTTGGCCTGGGGGGCTCAGGCCTGTGTCTGCCTTTCTCCCGCTGCGGTCAGATCTGCTGA